The following proteins come from a genomic window of Pectobacterium actinidiae:
- the ytfR gene encoding galactofuranose ABC transporter, ATP-binding protein YtfR encodes METTRLLDIRGMSVEFPGVKALDQVDFTLNRGEIVALLGENGAGKSTLIKALTGVYHRSTGEIILDGIAINPVNTAHAQSLGIGTVYQEVNLLPNLSVAANLFIGREPTRWGIVDQHKIQLQAKAILLNYGLMIDVSHPLGNYSIAVQQIVAIARAIDLSAKVLILDEPTASLDAKEVDMLLDILRKLRDRGIGMIFVTHFLDQVYRISDRITVLRNGRLVGTLPAEELPRIELVQMMLGHSFDETLLKRGEHSDFSGKPIVQFKHYGRRGSINDFELSVRPGEIVGLAGLLGSGRTETAQLIFGITVPDAGEAWVDDRQVNIRTPRAAGKLGFGYCPEDRKTDGIVGAATVRENIILALQAQRGWLKPISLREQTRIAEKFISLLGIRTPSPEQEIQYLSGGNQQKVLLSRWLATEPRFLILDEPTRGIDVGAHAEIIRLIEKLCEQGMALLVISSELEELTGYADRIIVLRDRQHVAHLEHNEISVAAVMQAIAVQTGADDDRQ; translated from the coding sequence ATGGAAACGACACGGTTGTTAGATATTCGGGGTATGAGCGTTGAGTTTCCGGGGGTAAAAGCATTAGATCAAGTGGACTTCACGCTTAATCGTGGCGAAATAGTGGCGCTATTAGGAGAGAACGGTGCAGGGAAATCAACGTTAATTAAGGCGTTGACTGGCGTTTACCATCGTTCAACTGGTGAAATTATCCTCGATGGTATCGCGATTAATCCTGTCAATACGGCCCATGCTCAGTCATTGGGTATTGGTACGGTCTATCAGGAGGTCAATCTATTACCGAATCTTTCCGTTGCGGCAAATCTATTTATTGGCCGTGAACCCACACGCTGGGGCATCGTGGATCAACATAAAATCCAGCTTCAGGCCAAAGCGATTTTATTGAATTATGGACTGATGATCGATGTTAGCCATCCGCTTGGTAATTACTCCATCGCAGTTCAGCAAATTGTAGCTATTGCCAGAGCTATCGATCTTTCCGCTAAAGTTTTAATTCTTGATGAACCTACCGCAAGTCTTGATGCAAAAGAAGTCGATATGCTGCTGGATATATTGCGGAAATTGCGCGATCGCGGAATCGGAATGATATTTGTGACGCACTTTCTGGATCAGGTTTACCGCATTAGTGACAGAATTACCGTTTTACGTAATGGACGGCTAGTTGGAACATTGCCTGCCGAAGAATTACCACGTATTGAATTAGTCCAAATGATGCTGGGGCACAGTTTTGATGAAACCTTACTGAAACGTGGTGAGCACAGTGATTTTTCGGGTAAACCCATTGTGCAATTTAAACACTATGGCCGACGTGGTTCGATTAATGACTTTGAACTTTCCGTGCGTCCGGGAGAGATTGTTGGCCTTGCTGGTTTACTGGGTTCCGGCAGAACAGAAACAGCTCAGCTGATATTTGGCATCACCGTGCCTGATGCCGGTGAAGCTTGGGTTGATGACAGACAAGTAAACATCCGTACGCCGCGTGCGGCAGGAAAGCTGGGTTTTGGCTATTGTCCAGAGGACCGCAAGACTGACGGCATTGTCGGCGCAGCAACGGTACGAGAGAACATCATTTTGGCGCTTCAGGCGCAGCGTGGCTGGCTGAAGCCCATTTCCTTACGTGAGCAAACCCGTATCGCTGAAAAATTTATCAGCCTATTAGGGATTCGTACGCCTAGTCCAGAGCAGGAAATTCAGTATCTATCGGGAGGGAATCAGCAAAAAGTATTGCTATCGCGCTGGCTGGCAACAGAACCACGTTTTTTGATTCTGGATGAGCCAACGCGAGGAATTGATGTTGGTGCGCATGCTGAAATCATTCGTCTGATCGAAAAACTGTGTGAGCAGGGGATGGCCTTACTCGTGATTTCTTCTGAATTGGAAGAGCTGACTGGTTACGCGGATCGCATCATTGTACTGCGTGACAGGCAGCACGTTGCGCATCTCGAACATAATGAGATCTCGGTTGCCGCAGTGATGCAGGCAATTGCAGTACAAACGGGAGCAGATGATGACAGACAATAA
- the ytfQ gene encoding galactofuranose ABC transporter, galactofuranose-binding protein YtfQ, which yields MYRHLLVAVAVSAVLCGAVQAKPLTVGFSQIGSESGWRSAETKVSKQEAEKRGITLKIADAQQKQENQIKAVRSFIAQGVDAIFIAPVVATGWAPVLQEAKEAKIPVFLLDRTIEVSDPSLYTAAIASDSVYEGKVAGEWLVKEAAGKPCNVVELQGTVGASVAINRKKGFAEGIASDPQVKIIRSQSGDFTRSKGKEVMESFIKAEQNGKNICAVYAHNDDMAIGAIQAIKEAGLKPGSQIKVVSIDGVPDIFKAMMNGEANATVELTPNMAGPAFDALLAMKKDGKQPEKFIQTESRLLLPDTAKQEYETKKDLGY from the coding sequence ATGTACAGACATTTATTGGTAGCTGTTGCTGTAAGCGCTGTGTTATGTGGTGCCGTACAGGCAAAACCCTTAACTGTTGGTTTTTCCCAGATTGGTTCAGAATCAGGATGGCGTTCTGCGGAAACTAAAGTATCAAAGCAGGAAGCCGAGAAGCGTGGAATAACATTAAAAATAGCTGATGCTCAGCAGAAGCAGGAAAATCAGATTAAGGCTGTGCGCTCGTTCATCGCTCAGGGTGTCGATGCCATATTTATTGCGCCAGTCGTCGCAACAGGTTGGGCTCCAGTCTTACAGGAAGCTAAAGAAGCAAAAATCCCAGTGTTCCTACTTGATAGAACGATTGAGGTTAGCGATCCATCGTTGTACACCGCTGCTATCGCTTCTGATAGCGTCTATGAAGGGAAAGTGGCAGGGGAGTGGCTTGTGAAAGAGGCCGCTGGCAAGCCTTGTAATGTTGTTGAATTACAGGGAACGGTTGGGGCTAGCGTCGCGATAAACCGGAAGAAAGGATTTGCTGAAGGTATAGCTTCAGATCCACAGGTAAAAATTATTCGTTCACAGTCGGGAGACTTTACTCGCAGTAAGGGTAAAGAGGTCATGGAAAGCTTTATTAAAGCTGAGCAGAACGGAAAGAATATCTGTGCGGTTTATGCACATAATGATGACATGGCTATAGGCGCTATTCAGGCAATTAAAGAAGCTGGTCTGAAACCTGGTTCACAAATAAAAGTTGTGTCGATTGATGGTGTTCCCGATATTTTCAAAGCCATGATGAATGGCGAAGCTAATGCCACTGTTGAATTAACACCTAATATGGCTGGGCCTGCTTTTGATGCTTTATTAGCGATGAAGAAGGATGGGAAACAGCCTGAGAAATTCATTCAAACCGAATCACGTTTATTACTGCCTGACACGGCAAAACAGGAATATGAAACCAAGAAAGACCTTGGTTATTGA
- the murI gene encoding glutamate racemase, whose translation MATARQGENTISPEAIPSNLPSRPTVLVFDSGVGGLSVYDEIRQLLPDLHYIYAFDNEAFPYGEKSQQFIIERVVEIVSAVQQRHQLALVVIACNTASTISLPALRERFTFPVVGVVPAVKPAAKLTRNGVVGLLATRATVQRPYTHELIARFATDCQILSLGSSELVELAEAKLQGETISISELQKILRPWLRLPEPPDTVVLGCTHFPLLAEELKMALPDGTRLVDSGAAIAKRTAWLIANLDNPPLSTDNNLVYCLTITPKVATLWPILQRYGFDSLEKLPL comes from the coding sequence ATGGCTACCGCACGGCAGGGCGAGAATACTATCTCACCGGAAGCTATACCTTCTAACCTGCCATCCCGTCCTACTGTATTGGTTTTCGATTCCGGCGTAGGCGGGCTGTCTGTTTATGATGAGATCCGGCAACTTCTGCCGGATCTCCACTATATATACGCATTCGATAATGAAGCGTTTCCCTATGGTGAGAAATCACAGCAGTTTATTATCGAGCGCGTGGTTGAGATTGTTAGCGCAGTCCAACAACGTCATCAGCTCGCATTGGTTGTGATTGCTTGCAATACGGCAAGCACGATTTCCCTTCCTGCGTTACGCGAGCGCTTTACTTTCCCTGTCGTCGGTGTTGTCCCGGCGGTTAAACCAGCGGCTAAGCTGACACGCAACGGTGTTGTTGGTCTATTGGCGACGCGCGCAACGGTCCAACGCCCCTATACGCACGAACTGATTGCCCGTTTTGCGACGGATTGCCAGATTTTGTCATTGGGATCGTCAGAACTGGTCGAGTTAGCAGAAGCGAAATTGCAGGGTGAGACGATCTCTATTTCCGAATTGCAAAAAATTCTGCGCCCTTGGCTGCGTTTACCGGAACCGCCAGATACGGTCGTGCTCGGGTGTACGCATTTTCCATTATTAGCAGAAGAACTGAAAATGGCCTTGCCAGATGGTACACGTCTTGTAGATTCGGGGGCGGCTATAGCCAAAAGAACCGCATGGCTGATTGCTAATCTGGATAATCCTCCACTTTCGACGGATAACAATCTGGTTTATTGCCTGACGATTACGCCTAAAGTCGCTACGCTGTGGCCAATATTGCAGCGTTATGGCTTCGATTCGCTGGAAAAATTGCCACTTTAA
- the btuB gene encoding TonB-dependent vitamin B12 receptor BtuB → MIKKISLLTALSVTAFSGWAQENSSSPNSSSEKNTDDIVVTANRFAQPVSSVLAANSIVTRADIDRWQAKSLNDVMRRLPGVDIAENGGRGQLGSVFIRGGSASHVLVLIDGVRLASSGVTGSVDFSQIPMSLVQRIEYIRGPRSAVYGSDAIGGVINIITERAQDGGVLNAGYGSHAYQNYDGSVRGHVSDNTVVSVAGSYEATHGYNVYPSSSLPIDRDNDGYRSKSFWGALEQRFSENTSGFFRAYGYDNNTDYDAVFSGSSDKRYLNTRNYDAGLKFNEGIYSSQLIASYQTYDDLNFNDATGKYNGTITQIEQRNLQWGNVFSVGNGSLSLGADWRNERAEAGGMSAYTSAQSRDNTGVYLTTQQQFGSVTLEGAVRGDDNQQYGRHGTWQTGVAWEFVEGYRIVGSYGTAFKAPTFDKIYDTAYSQGNPNLSPEESKQWEIGVEGLSGPVNWRVSGYRNEVDNLINYRSITPMLGTYDNIGKAVMTGAEFTAAYDTWWLSHQVTLEYLDAKDKTADKALARRAHKKAKYELSTTLENNVNVSLTWLYQGARSDTNFDVFPAQPVKLGGYSTWDFAASYPITSHLTVRGRIANLFDKDYETAYGYRTAGREYYLTGSYTF, encoded by the coding sequence ATGATTAAAAAAATTTCGCTGCTGACGGCGCTTTCCGTCACGGCATTTTCTGGCTGGGCGCAGGAAAATAGTTCATCTCCAAATTCTTCATCGGAAAAAAATACCGATGACATAGTGGTAACCGCAAACCGTTTCGCACAGCCGGTTTCTTCGGTGTTGGCGGCAAACAGTATTGTAACTCGGGCTGATATTGACCGCTGGCAGGCAAAGTCACTTAATGATGTGATGCGTCGCTTGCCGGGTGTGGATATTGCTGAGAATGGAGGCAGAGGACAGCTTGGATCCGTGTTTATCCGTGGTGGAAGTGCTAGCCATGTATTGGTACTGATTGATGGCGTTCGTTTGGCATCTTCTGGCGTAACAGGTAGTGTTGATTTTAGCCAGATACCTATGTCGTTGGTGCAGCGTATTGAATATATCCGCGGTCCTCGTTCAGCCGTTTATGGTTCTGATGCTATCGGCGGGGTTATTAATATTATTACCGAACGTGCCCAGGATGGGGGAGTGCTAAATGCTGGTTACGGCTCACATGCTTATCAAAATTATGATGGGTCAGTACGCGGCCATGTGAGTGACAATACTGTAGTAAGTGTTGCAGGAAGCTATGAAGCGACTCATGGATATAATGTTTATCCTTCCTCGTCTTTACCGATTGACAGAGATAATGATGGTTATCGCAGTAAATCTTTTTGGGGAGCGTTGGAACAGCGCTTTTCTGAAAATACTTCCGGCTTTTTCCGTGCTTATGGATATGACAACAATACGGATTATGACGCCGTTTTTAGCGGTAGCAGTGATAAGCGCTATTTGAATACTCGAAATTATGATGCGGGGCTGAAATTCAACGAAGGTATATATTCCAGCCAATTAATAGCTAGCTACCAAACCTATGATGATCTGAATTTTAACGATGCTACCGGAAAATATAACGGAACCATTACGCAAATTGAGCAACGTAACCTGCAATGGGGTAATGTCTTCAGTGTTGGAAATGGTAGCTTAAGTCTGGGGGCGGATTGGCGCAATGAACGCGCTGAAGCGGGGGGAATGTCCGCGTACACTAGTGCTCAGAGCCGCGATAATACAGGGGTATACCTGACTACCCAGCAACAATTTGGCTCTGTTACGTTAGAGGGAGCTGTTCGTGGTGATGATAATCAACAGTATGGCCGGCATGGTACATGGCAAACCGGAGTTGCGTGGGAGTTTGTTGAAGGTTACCGGATTGTAGGTTCTTACGGTACGGCATTTAAAGCGCCAACATTTGACAAGATATATGACACGGCATACTCGCAGGGCAATCCCAATTTATCGCCTGAAGAAAGTAAGCAGTGGGAAATTGGCGTGGAAGGCTTAAGTGGTCCAGTAAACTGGCGAGTTTCCGGTTACCGTAATGAAGTTGATAATTTAATCAACTATCGTTCGATTACTCCGATGCTGGGTACATACGATAATATTGGCAAAGCGGTAATGACCGGGGCTGAGTTTACTGCTGCCTACGATACATGGTGGTTGTCGCATCAGGTGACTCTGGAATATTTGGATGCCAAGGATAAAACGGCAGATAAAGCTTTAGCTCGTCGTGCGCATAAAAAAGCGAAGTATGAACTTTCTACGACCTTGGAAAATAATGTAAATGTGTCGTTGACATGGCTTTACCAAGGCGCTCGTTCCGATACTAATTTCGATGTTTTCCCCGCTCAGCCTGTTAAGCTCGGCGGGTATAGTACTTGGGATTTCGCAGCCTCATATCCGATCACCTCTCATCTGACAGTTCGTGGTAGAATCGCCAACCTGTTTGATAAAGATTATGAGACGGCATATGGCTACCGCACGGCAGGGCGAGAATACTATCTCACCGGAAGCTATACCTTCTAA
- the trmA gene encoding tRNA (uridine(54)-C5)-methyltransferase TrmA — MTPEILPIEQYDDQLAEKTERLRGMMAPFNAPEPVVFRSPVSHYRMRAEFRIWHEGDELYHIMFDQQTKQRIRVDRFPAASELINRLMPELLAAIQPDPILRRKLFQIDYLSTMSGEVIVSLLYHRALDEEWQEQARALRDSLTAQGFRLQLIGRATKTKICLDRDYVDECLPVAGRDMIYRQVENSFTQPNAAINIQMLEWALDATAGSTGDLLELYCGNGNFSLALAKNFERVLATEIAKPSVAAAQYNIAANQIENVQIIRMAAEEFTQAMQGVRQFNRLQGIDLTSYQCETIFVDPPRSGLDDETVKLVQAYPRILYISCNPETLSNNLQTLSETHDIRRLALFDQFPYTHHMECGVLLEKRQ, encoded by the coding sequence ATGACGCCAGAAATCCTGCCTATCGAACAATACGACGACCAACTTGCAGAGAAAACCGAGCGTCTACGTGGAATGATGGCACCTTTCAATGCACCGGAGCCTGTCGTCTTCCGTTCTCCCGTCAGCCACTATCGGATGCGTGCCGAATTCCGTATCTGGCACGAGGGTGATGAGCTTTATCACATCATGTTTGACCAGCAAACCAAACAGCGCATTCGGGTCGATCGGTTTCCGGCTGCCAGCGAGTTAATCAACCGCCTGATGCCGGAACTGCTTGCCGCCATTCAGCCTGATCCCATTCTGCGCCGTAAACTGTTCCAGATAGATTATCTGTCGACCATGAGCGGCGAAGTGATCGTTTCGCTGCTGTATCACCGCGCACTGGATGAGGAATGGCAGGAACAGGCACGCGCGCTGCGCGATAGCCTGACGGCGCAGGGGTTCCGTCTACAGTTGATCGGGCGGGCGACGAAAACCAAAATCTGCCTCGATCGCGATTATGTCGATGAATGTCTGCCGGTTGCCGGTCGGGATATGATTTACCGACAGGTAGAAAACAGCTTCACGCAGCCGAATGCGGCTATAAATATTCAGATGCTGGAGTGGGCGTTGGATGCGACAGCGGGATCAACAGGGGATTTGCTAGAGCTGTATTGTGGGAACGGCAATTTTTCACTCGCGCTGGCAAAAAATTTCGAACGCGTGCTGGCAACAGAAATCGCCAAGCCATCCGTCGCAGCGGCACAATATAATATCGCCGCAAACCAGATAGAGAATGTGCAGATTATCCGCATGGCGGCAGAAGAATTTACGCAGGCCATGCAGGGCGTGCGTCAGTTTAACCGCTTACAGGGTATCGATCTGACAAGCTACCAGTGCGAGACCATTTTTGTTGACCCGCCGCGCAGCGGGCTGGATGACGAAACGGTGAAACTGGTGCAGGCGTATCCGCGTATTCTTTATATTTCCTGCAACCCGGAAACGCTGAGCAACAACCTGCAAACACTCTCAGAAACCCACGACATTCGCCGTCTGGCGCTGTTCGACCAATTCCCTTACACCCACCATATGGAGTGTGGCGTGCTGTTGGAAAAGCGTCAGTAA
- a CDS encoding YijD family membrane protein, protein MTDKPHQEKGTLVLALIAGLSVNGAFAALFSSIVPFSIFPLIALVLSIYCLHQRYLNHSMPEGIPMLAAASFLLGLLIYSAIVRVEYPAIGSNFIPSILCVVLVFWIGLKLRRRKETDSVSAEESETL, encoded by the coding sequence ATGACAGACAAACCTCATCAAGAAAAAGGTACGCTGGTGCTGGCGTTGATTGCGGGCTTATCCGTAAACGGCGCATTCGCCGCTCTGTTCAGCAGCATTGTTCCGTTCTCGATTTTTCCCCTGATTGCGCTGGTATTGTCCATTTACTGCCTGCATCAACGCTATTTGAACCACAGTATGCCAGAAGGTATTCCGATGCTGGCAGCGGCCAGTTTTCTGCTGGGATTACTGATTTACAGCGCCATCGTGCGCGTTGAATATCCTGCCATTGGATCGAACTTTATTCCTTCAATCCTGTGCGTGGTATTGGTTTTCTGGATTGGCCTGAAGCTGCGTCGCAGAAAAGAAACGGATTCCGTATCCGCAGAAGAGAGTGAGACGCTGTAG
- the fabR gene encoding HTH-type transcriptional repressor FabR gives MGVRAQQKERTRRSLIEAAFSQLSAERSFASLSLREVAREAGIAPTSFYRHFRDVDELGLTMVDESGLMLRQLMRQARQRIAKTGSVIRTSVSTFMEFIGNNPNAFRLLLRERSGTSAAFRAAVAREIQHFIAELADYLEVENHIPRSFAEAQSEAMVTIVFSAGAEALDVSLEQRKQLEERLVLQLRMIAKGAYYWYRKEHDSSFTVP, from the coding sequence ATGGGTGTCAGAGCACAACAAAAAGAACGGACTCGTCGTTCCCTTATTGAGGCTGCATTTAGCCAGTTAAGCGCTGAGCGCAGTTTTGCCAGCCTGAGCCTGCGTGAAGTCGCTCGCGAAGCGGGTATCGCGCCGACGTCTTTCTATCGTCACTTTCGTGACGTGGATGAGCTGGGGCTGACAATGGTTGACGAAAGCGGGCTGATGTTGCGCCAGTTAATGCGACAGGCTCGGCAACGTATTGCCAAAACGGGTAGCGTAATCAGGACGTCGGTTTCCACCTTCATGGAATTTATCGGCAATAATCCTAATGCGTTCCGGCTGTTACTACGTGAGCGCTCAGGTACGTCCGCGGCGTTTCGTGCGGCGGTCGCGCGGGAAATTCAGCATTTTATCGCTGAATTGGCGGATTATCTTGAGGTGGAAAACCATATTCCCCGTAGTTTCGCGGAAGCGCAGTCGGAAGCGATGGTGACCATTGTTTTCAGCGCGGGGGCAGAAGCGTTGGATGTTTCCCTGGAACAGCGTAAACAGCTAGAAGAACGGCTAGTACTCCAACTGCGGATGATCGCCAAAGGCGCTTATTATTGGTACAGGAAAGAACACGATAGTAGCTTTACCGTGCCATAA
- the sthA gene encoding Si-specific NAD(P)(+) transhydrogenase yields the protein MTLQHQFDYDAIVIGSGPGGEGAAMGLAKHGAKIAVIERHYNVGGGCTHWGTIPSKALRHAVSRIIEFNQNPLYSDNSRIIRSSFSDILRHADSVIGQQTRMRQGFYERNQCELFSGEASFIDAHTIAVHYPDNTHETLTAANIIIATGSRPYHPADVDFDHPRIYDSDSILQLDHEPQHVIIYGAGVIGCEYASIFRGLSVKVDLVNTRDRLLAFLDQEMSDALSYHFWNNGVVIRHNEEFESIEGLSDGVIVNLKSGKKMKADCLLYANGRTGNTETLGLENIGLSTDSRGQLKVNSMYQTALAHIYAIGDVIGYPSLASAAYDQGRLAAQAIIKGDASAHLIEDIPTGIYTIPEISSVGKTEQELTAMKVPYEVGRAQFKHLARAQIVGMNVGSLKILFHRETKQILGIHCFGERAAEIIHIGQAIMEQKGEGNTIEYFVNTTFNYPTMAEAYRVAALNGLNRLF from the coding sequence ATGACTCTACAACATCAATTCGATTACGATGCCATCGTTATTGGTTCCGGTCCGGGCGGTGAAGGTGCCGCAATGGGATTGGCCAAGCACGGAGCCAAAATTGCGGTGATTGAACGTCACTACAATGTCGGCGGCGGCTGTACCCACTGGGGTACGATTCCTTCCAAAGCCCTCCGCCACGCCGTCAGCCGTATTATCGAGTTCAATCAAAACCCCCTCTACAGTGACAACTCCCGCATTATTCGCTCCTCATTTTCCGATATCCTGCGCCATGCCGACAGCGTCATTGGTCAGCAAACTCGTATGCGACAAGGATTTTATGAGCGTAATCAGTGCGAGTTGTTCTCCGGAGAGGCCAGCTTCATTGATGCACACACGATTGCCGTTCACTACCCAGACAATACCCATGAAACGCTGACCGCCGCGAATATCATTATCGCGACCGGTTCACGTCCGTATCATCCGGCAGACGTCGATTTCGACCATCCACGCATTTACGATAGCGACTCCATACTGCAACTCGACCACGAACCCCAGCACGTCATCATCTATGGTGCGGGCGTTATCGGCTGCGAATATGCCTCTATCTTTCGCGGTTTGAGCGTTAAGGTCGATTTAGTCAACACCCGCGACAGGCTGCTGGCCTTTCTCGATCAGGAAATGTCGGATGCACTGTCCTACCATTTCTGGAACAACGGCGTGGTGATTCGCCACAACGAAGAATTCGAGAGTATTGAAGGGCTGTCTGACGGCGTTATCGTCAACCTGAAATCAGGAAAAAAGATGAAGGCGGACTGCCTGCTCTATGCCAACGGGCGCACAGGGAACACGGAAACGCTGGGGCTGGAAAATATCGGCCTGAGCACCGATAGCCGTGGGCAGCTCAAGGTCAACAGCATGTACCAGACGGCGCTAGCGCATATTTATGCCATCGGTGATGTTATTGGTTATCCTAGCCTGGCATCGGCGGCATACGATCAGGGTCGCCTCGCTGCGCAAGCGATCATCAAAGGCGATGCCAGCGCACATCTGATCGAAGATATCCCAACCGGTATTTATACCATCCCGGAAATCAGCTCCGTGGGGAAAACCGAGCAAGAACTCACCGCAATGAAAGTGCCTTATGAAGTCGGGCGCGCGCAGTTTAAACATCTGGCACGGGCGCAGATTGTGGGAATGAACGTGGGGAGTTTGAAGATTCTGTTTCACCGTGAGACAAAACAGATTCTGGGTATTCACTGCTTTGGTGAGCGCGCCGCTGAGATTATCCACATCGGTCAGGCCATCATGGAACAGAAAGGTGAAGGTAATACTATCGAATATTTCGTTAATACCACCTTCAACTATCCAACCATGGCAGAAGCGTACCGCGTAGCGGCGCTGAACGGGCTTAACCGCTTATTTTGA